Within Anolis sagrei isolate rAnoSag1 chromosome 3, rAnoSag1.mat, whole genome shotgun sequence, the genomic segment ACAAATAGACAAAGTCATTAACAAACTCTAAACTTCTCAGGAAATTAGATTTGACTCAAAGTCTAAACTGTTATTGGGGTACAGTAAGTGgtaatattctgggttacatagtCCTGGCTGCAGGTGGCATATGCTTTGGTGATGGTGACAGTTTGCCTTGACCAACCCCAAAGTGTGTTTTATTTGTTCGGAggacttgcctttgccttcctttgcctTTGATTGTGCTCTCCCTTCAtgccagggagttggactagatggctcgtgccatctctatgattctatgattctactgaggCTAAGAGAGTCTGACCTGCACAATGTCACCGGGTTGGCTGAACAGAGCTTTGAACCCTGcactccagagttgtaatccaatgctcaagCAGCTACACTGGCTCTTGGCATATGTTTTTAGAAGGCATTAAGTATTCATTCTGTATTGAGGCCTGGGACATAGTACATAGTTTGGGTTTGATCGAATCAGCAAAGATAATCTATAAGAGTTTAGAATAATGATCAGTGATCAAGTTTGTATAGGGAGGAATATACCTTTAGATTTGACTATtgttctagagcagtagttcccaaccttttttttttttttttgaccaaggaccactctccaacattagtaccaaaagggtcatgaatcagtttttggtcaactttatattcagtttggttatttggggtgctgatttagaaaattgcattggatagatcacatcagctctagtttctgatacagaacatatgccatcctgtagtcaccatctgctcacccacagaaagctATATTTaagaatctagagctgatgtggtagtagtaatcttctgagggtagtcagcctctctcctcccaacaGCCCTGtttccttggcactataagagggcttcgCAAGATgagttgctctcgttgccacatggtttcgaggcaacagtgtagtaatggtgaggccgtgggccatattttcattcttggggaccacaggttgggaaccacagttcTAGAGTAACTATTCTGCTAAAGGCAGTGGACTATTCTTCACCTTTATGTCCCATAACCTGCACTGTACAGTTAATTAGGATGGTTGCTCTTTTCATCCACTGAGTGGATGAAATGCTCTCTTGGTAAATCCAGATGGACAGTTGTGTCCTTGACTGATTTTCTGTGTCTCAGACAACCTGCCTCCCAGTTCTTAGATGGTAGCGTGGATAAGTGTACAAGTGGACATTGAGCTGCTTTGTCCTGGATGCTCTTAAGTCAGACTGTGTTCACAATGGAGTGTAGTCCAAGTGATCTGATATTTTTGCCAGAACCTGATTGCATGACCAAAAGCTCTGTTTTCCGAAGGGATATTGGCATGGGTGCAATGGCAAGCAGAAGCAATCCTATTTTGACGGGACTTTCTAATTTGTTAGCATTAAatgaggccttggcctttttcCAGGGCTGGACTGATCATACATTCTGATGTCTATTTTTCTTAGTAAAACTATGGTCTTCTTTCAGGTGATTGTGATTTATTCACAAAGGGCTTCTGAAACCATCTCCAGGATGATCAGCACAATGTTGTGACGCTGGAGTTCTGGTAAGTTCCTGTTTAGtggaagaaagagaatgaaaggaTTTTAAAATGTAGGGTCTAGCAtgttgtattgaataataattAGTTGGCGAAACCACTTAAAATCTATGTGCTTCATGTTCTGATGTGACAGGACAATGAGGATCATGCATCTGGGAAGGAGTACTGATATTCTGAGGCAAAGGTATTACCACCTCAGGCTGAAGGTAACGGCAAGCCAAAATAAGGCTGGAGAAGCAAAACATGATGGTGTCAGATATGCCTTATTTAACATTCTCCAAATATTGACTTATATATTAAGTAACTCAAAAGCACTGTTAGTTCATCATGTATTTCTTGTCTCATTGTGCCTCtgattggcctacaactcccagaaatcccagccagtttaccagctgttaggatttctgggagttgaaggccaaaacatctggggacccacaggttgagaaccactggtctatagagCATGAAGTTCaggtttataatttttttcttggGACTTTTATTAGgaataaaaggaaaaataatccctgctcaaccattaAACTCAATTGATAACCTTGTGCAAGTCACATCTTCTCAGCCTCAGACGGAGGCAgtgacaaacctcttctgaacagtTACGTCTTGCTGTAGTTTTTCACTTAACTACAAGCTAAGATTGTACATAATGTAAAAAATACACATGCAATATGCATACTGTTCCTATATTTACATTCTGTGgttctaggatttttttttttttaaaaagatccttGCATTTATATGACTGCATGCATGTAGAATATCCTGCAGCTGTGAAATAGGCAATTACATTTAATCCTTGAGACATATGAAGCCATGGCTAGTTTTTGTTTAGATAAAGATGAAAGAAACATGGAGAATGATATTGGTCTGTGGGatgttcaactctttgattcaagTGGTAGTCAGATTTGATACCTGATGCCTGTTGTTTCTATTTGAAAGAAACAGATCTAAATCTGCAATGTATGGCTTCAATCACGGAAGGAAACTTGTCCTGTGGCATAGTTTTTTCAAAGAAGACAGCTCACCATATCAATATCATAGATGTTGTAGATTCTTCACATTATTATTTCTAACATCTTATTGCTTGAAGATTGCTTTGTTCCTCCATCCTTAGTTAAAGCATTTTATGTTTCAAGAGCTTTTTTTTGTCAAGAGGTGGAAATGCAACCTGGTGTGAACCGATTTGGACTTAGCATGCTCAAAACATAACAAATCAGGTCTGCCCACATCCACTTACCAGTTTAATTCATGGGCATCAGCATATTCTCCCAGGCAAAGTGAATGAGTGAGGCCTAGGGGTAATTTCTGTGCTTGTGCAAACAAGATCTCACAACAGCTCAGTATGCAGCAACTCAGTATATGCATTTCATATAAAACTCTCCTTGAGACTGTGCTTGTCGTAGAATTACATTAGCTGAAGTTTGGCTGTCACATTCCTCTATTTTCATTCGGCAAATTGTGTTATTCTCCATGTATGGTATGGAGACCCTTTATCAGATTTCCAGGAGCTAATAGATAGAGGTCTTCCTTCAGAGAAAAAAGCATTGGAAGAAAGAAAGGCTCAAGAAGAACGCCAAAAATATTAAGATGTGTTTTCTTAATATTGTTTTGTGATATCTTACCAAAATATGTTGACGTTGTGTCATGAAGAGTGGTACAAattctttatttttcatattgttatgtattcgtgtgttttatttaactattatgttattgtttattgttcgtgttttcggtttgtgtttttggttttctttattgtaattgtcatttgggcttggcctcatgtaagccgctccgagtccccattggggagatggtgggggggggggtaacaaataaaaattattattattattattattattattattattacaaatcagTATGCATGGATTATTGTCGTATCTAGCACAACTTGTCACTTGCAATATTTTCCTATAGTTCCTGCTTATTTCTTTAGCCTTCCAAAGGCATTGGtgagtttccaacaaatcagcatCCAATGAACACCGTTTTCTTGAAATACTAGCTTCTTTAGAGCATGTAGGAACCTGCCTAACTACCTTCTGTATTTATTAAGAAAGACTACTGGGAATACCTGATTTGAATAATATTTATCTAGTTAAAGTAGAAATCTACTTTTCATTTGATATTTGATGCAAAATTGTTTCAAACCTTTTTGCAGTGAAGAGCAAACACTTTTAGTTTCCtttagtaataatgataatagcagTAATGACTAGTGTAAAATATGACCATAGTCTGAATGTTCAGAGTAGACTAGAGATTGATTTAGTTGTTCTGAAAGTGGATAGTACCATTCAAAATATGAGAAATTAACTTTTGGCTATATTTATTGTTTGATGAATATAGTTTATGATTATGAGTAAAAAATTGTTATTAAAatcccttttgcctttctttttgttctattgtctttatgtatttttaaaaaagtaattgttGTCTGTTTAAAGGTGATAAAGCTTGTAAAAATACTGCCTTTAAAGTATTATGACCTGTGTAATAATATTCGAAGGCTCAAACTGAACTGAGACATGGTACAGATTATGTGTTCGTACATGATCTTGGATTGTACTACAGAGGAACGTAACTCCCCTGTGTGTTAGATCTTGCACACCTGGTTATTGCTTACATATCTAATACCTGAACATTCACTGGCTGGAATGTACATTCAGCTTACGCCCAACAgaacctttctctctttttttagtaAAGTAGAAAAAGGCTCCCACGTACAGTGTGCCTTAGTAAgttcttttcattttaaaaacattgactatttgttgtttgtttgtttgctggttGGTCTGGTGCAGTGTGCCCTGGAGATGCGAGACTTCCTCACCACAGCAGGAGTCACTCATCTGGAGAATGCTGGAGCTGCAAGAGGGAAAGGCCCAGTCCAACAACAGAGAGAAGCCAAGAGGAAAAAAGCAAGCAGACCGACGGCACTGAGGAAAGCACGGGACAGAAAGTGCTTCAGAACTAATAACAAGGGAACTTGACAAGAGCTTGTCAGTGTGTGTGGTTGTGTGCTTAGGATTTCTGTCAATGCATTCCAGTAACCCCAAAGTGAGAAATTCCCCATCAGGAAATGCCCAAAGGTAAGTAGTATTCATTACAAGGTTATAACAGAAGGGAATACAAAACAGTGTTTGCCATATGTAGTTAAgtcaaaggttttccctg encodes:
- the LOC132771951 gene encoding uncharacterized protein gives rise to the protein MRDFLTTAGVTHLENAGAARGKGPVQQQREAKRKKASRPTALRKARDRKCFRTNNKGT